From bacterium, the proteins below share one genomic window:
- a CDS encoding trypsin-like peptidase domain-containing protein: protein MRHFPVRTAVRALLALSLLSCLALPASGAAAAEADREWSLTQLSGEIRDLTRAVGPAVVQIYTSSFGALVGSVPQGAALFGQQQATGSGVILDPAGYIITNNHVVQGAKRVQVRLSPQALGADAGNSILAAGGLLVGAQVIGTDKETDLAVLKIERQGLPFLELGDSDQIHQGQLVFAFGSPMGLTNSVSFGVVSTVARQLEQDNPMIYIQTDVAINPGNSGGPLVNAQGQVIGINTLIFTQSGGSEGLSFSAPSNIARNVFNQIRATGRVKRGIIGVNPQTVNPWMARSLGLDVQWGVILGDVFPNGPAHEAGLQVGDIVLTLDGKKMENARQFEVNLYNKKIGGKVTLEIARGGRTFAKDVEVIERIDPDYRFFDMISAERNLVQRIGVLSLDLDKETTRMLPFKPRQAEGVIVAALAADVSLLGDHFEPGDVIYTMNGQPVKGLRSLKQLVKDAPYGEPAVFHLERGGMLRYLVLEVE, encoded by the coding sequence GTGCGCCATTTCCCCGTCCGGACCGCGGTCCGCGCCCTGCTCGCCCTGTCCCTGCTCTCGTGCCTGGCCCTGCCCGCTTCCGGCGCCGCGGCCGCCGAGGCCGACCGTGAATGGAGCCTGACCCAGCTGAGCGGCGAGATCCGCGACCTGACCCGCGCGGTGGGACCGGCCGTGGTCCAGATCTACACCTCCAGCTTCGGGGCCCTCGTCGGCTCGGTGCCCCAGGGCGCGGCCCTGTTCGGTCAGCAGCAGGCCACGGGCTCGGGCGTCATCCTCGATCCCGCCGGCTACATCATCACCAACAACCACGTGGTGCAGGGGGCCAAGCGGGTGCAGGTGCGGCTGTCGCCCCAGGCGCTCGGCGCCGACGCCGGCAACTCGATCCTCGCGGCCGGCGGCCTGCTCGTGGGCGCCCAGGTGATCGGCACCGACAAGGAGACCGACCTGGCCGTGCTGAAGATCGAGCGCCAGGGTCTGCCCTTCCTCGAGCTCGGCGACTCGGACCAGATCCACCAGGGGCAACTCGTCTTCGCCTTCGGCAGCCCCATGGGCCTGACGAACTCGGTCAGCTTCGGCGTCGTCAGCACGGTGGCGCGGCAGCTCGAGCAGGACAACCCGATGATCTACATCCAGACCGACGTGGCCATCAACCCGGGCAACAGCGGCGGCCCGCTGGTGAACGCGCAGGGCCAGGTCATCGGCATCAACACCCTGATCTTCACCCAGAGCGGCGGCAGCGAGGGACTCAGCTTCAGCGCGCCGAGCAACATCGCCCGGAACGTGTTCAACCAGATCCGGGCCACCGGGCGGGTCAAGCGCGGCATCATCGGCGTGAACCCCCAGACGGTGAACCCGTGGATGGCGCGCTCCCTCGGCCTGGACGTGCAGTGGGGCGTCATCCTGGGCGACGTGTTCCCCAACGGTCCGGCCCACGAAGCCGGGCTGCAGGTGGGCGACATCGTGCTCACCCTCGACGGCAAGAAGATGGAGAATGCGCGGCAGTTCGAGGTGAACCTCTACAACAAGAAGATCGGCGGCAAGGTCACCCTGGAGATCGCGCGCGGCGGGCGCACCTTCGCCAAGGACGTCGAGGTGATCGAGCGCATCGATCCGGACTACCGCTTCTTCGACATGATCTCGGCCGAGCGGAACCTGGTGCAGCGCATCGGGGTGCTCTCCCTCGACCTGGACAAGGAGACGACCCGCATGCTGCCCTTCAAGCCGCGGCAGGCCGAGGGCGTGATCGTGGCCGCCCTGGCCGCCGACGTGTCCCTGCTGGGCGACCACTTCGAGCCCGGCGACGTGATCTACACCATGAACGGCCAGCCGGTGAAGGGCCTGCGCTCGCTGAAGCAGCTGGTCAAAGACGCCCCCTACGGCGAGCCGGCGGTGTTCCATCTCGAGCGCGGCGGCATGCTGCGGTACCTCGTGCTGGAAGTGGAGTAG